In Phyllobacterium zundukense, one DNA window encodes the following:
- a CDS encoding carbohydrate ABC transporter permease: MTAIYLFPLYWMYLTALKGSTEIFQFPPTFWPNDPQWNFLDIWKSRDMGRYLWNSLLIAIGVTILVTTLGTGCAYVLSRVRNVWMEIALFAILMMQVLPSSLMVTPIFVMFNQIGLLASPRVAVILAQTAKVLPLYIVLCRATFVQVPRELEEAALVDGSSRIGAFFRIMLPLARNGILVTSVLIFLQSFGEYVYARSLIAKNELQTATVGLQTFMGPNANDWNGIMTYAAIYVTPILIVFMLLQRRIVSGLTAGALK; encoded by the coding sequence ATGACGGCGATTTACCTGTTCCCGCTCTACTGGATGTATCTCACGGCGCTCAAAGGCAGCACGGAAATCTTTCAGTTTCCGCCGACCTTCTGGCCCAACGACCCGCAATGGAATTTTCTGGATATCTGGAAAAGCCGCGACATGGGCCGCTACCTGTGGAACTCGCTGCTCATCGCAATCGGGGTAACGATACTTGTCACGACATTGGGGACCGGCTGCGCCTACGTCTTGTCGCGCGTTCGCAATGTCTGGATGGAGATCGCCCTCTTTGCCATCCTGATGATGCAGGTCCTGCCGTCGTCCCTGATGGTGACGCCGATCTTCGTCATGTTCAACCAGATCGGCCTCCTGGCCAGCCCGCGCGTCGCAGTAATCCTGGCGCAAACGGCAAAGGTGCTTCCCCTCTACATTGTGCTTTGCCGCGCGACGTTCGTGCAAGTGCCGCGTGAACTGGAAGAAGCGGCGCTTGTCGACGGGTCGTCGCGCATCGGCGCGTTCTTCCGCATCATGCTGCCTTTGGCGCGCAACGGCATTCTGGTCACCTCCGTGCTGATCTTCCTGCAATCCTTCGGCGAATATGTTTATGCGCGCTCGCTGATTGCCAAGAATGAGCTTCAGACAGCGACGGTCGGCCTGCAGACTTTCATGGGACCGAATGCCAATGACTGGAACGGCATCATGACCTACGCGGCCATCTATGTAACGCCCATCCTGATCGTATTCATGCTGTTGCAACGGCGTATCGTCAGCGGCCTGACCGCCGGCGCGCTGAAATGA
- a CDS encoding ABC transporter ATP-binding protein, with amino-acid sequence MLQIEIDHLNKHYGGFHALRDVNIAIEQGSFVALVGPSGCGKSTLLRTLAGLEKTSSGDVRIAGQSVIGKPPRERDVAMVFQSYALYPHMDVEHNMNYSMRLKRRPKDEIAERTRTAAETLGLGSLLGRLPKALSGGQRQRVAMGRAIVRNPKVFLFDEPLSNLDAALRVHMRSEIRKLHERLNATSVYVTHDQVEAMTMADHVVVMRAGVVEQQGSPLDLYDHPANKFVAGFIGSPAMNFLPATASGHGTVVLDTNDAQRINLKRSTVPGRELWVGMRPEHLSLKPNPNDVAIDAVVTGIESTGSMTFIVLDVASQSVVLAHSGRPETGKGDRVRLHIALDNIHLFDRETELAI; translated from the coding sequence ATGCTCCAGATCGAGATCGACCATCTGAACAAGCATTATGGCGGGTTTCACGCACTCAGGGACGTCAACATTGCCATCGAGCAGGGCTCGTTCGTCGCCCTTGTCGGGCCGTCAGGCTGCGGCAAGTCCACATTGCTGCGCACGCTTGCCGGACTGGAGAAAACCAGTTCCGGCGATGTCCGCATTGCCGGACAAAGCGTCATCGGCAAACCGCCGCGTGAGCGCGATGTAGCCATGGTGTTCCAGTCCTATGCGCTCTACCCGCATATGGATGTCGAGCACAATATGAACTATTCGATGCGGCTGAAGCGCCGTCCGAAAGACGAAATCGCCGAGCGTACACGAACCGCCGCAGAAACCCTTGGTCTTGGCAGTCTCCTCGGTCGCTTGCCCAAAGCCTTGTCAGGCGGTCAGCGGCAGCGCGTTGCCATGGGCCGCGCCATCGTGCGCAATCCAAAGGTATTCCTTTTCGACGAACCTCTTTCCAATCTCGACGCGGCGCTGCGTGTCCACATGCGCAGCGAAATCCGCAAACTGCATGAGCGCCTGAACGCGACTTCGGTTTACGTCACCCACGATCAGGTCGAGGCGATGACGATGGCTGACCATGTCGTCGTCATGCGTGCTGGCGTTGTCGAACAGCAGGGTAGTCCGCTTGATCTTTACGACCATCCGGCGAACAAGTTTGTTGCCGGTTTCATCGGCTCGCCGGCGATGAACTTCCTGCCTGCGACTGCAAGCGGCCATGGTACTGTCGTACTTGACACGAACGACGCGCAGCGGATCAACCTGAAACGCAGCACAGTTCCCGGTCGCGAACTCTGGGTTGGCATGCGACCCGAACACCTTTCATTGAAACCAAACCCCAACGACGTGGCCATTGATGCCGTCGTCACAGGCATTGAGTCGACGGGGAGCATGACCTTCATTGTTCTCGACGTCGCATCGCAGTCCGTGGTTCTCGCCCATAGTGGCAGGCCTGAAACGGGCAAGGGTGATAGGGTCCGCCTGCATATCGCTTTGGACAATATCCATCTCTTTGATCGCGAGACAGAACTGGCGATATAA
- a CDS encoding ABC transporter substrate-binding protein: MKRISHWIAAAALLISGAAAQAEPVTLDIWTIDRPDQYMYLLKDEFEQAHPDIKLNIKTVQFRDMVNDLARATATGESPDVTYIDNPEVALFASRGLLLDLTPMLAESKIIKKDDIFPGPLSSVTWDGKIYGVPRGANTIALYYNADMFKAKGLDPDNPPKTWDELYAAAKKLNDPANNIYGLAFSAVATEEGTFQFLPWLQMAGGDYNKVDTEGGVKVLDFWSKLLDEKLASPDTLIRGQFDSTGTFNAGNAAMAISGPWELPRMGREAKFEYRAALLPVPQEGAARASALGEGDNVILANSEHPKEAFILLEFLYGKMPDVWNRFGFLPAAKVQSNNPNTPAIYAVFEESMKYARNRGPHPEWPKISKAIYTAIQSSLTHQSDAKTALATAQKQIDAVLND; the protein is encoded by the coding sequence ATGAAACGCATTTCACATTGGATTGCAGCGGCGGCGCTGCTCATATCCGGTGCTGCCGCGCAAGCCGAGCCGGTGACACTGGATATCTGGACTATCGATAGGCCCGATCAATATATGTATCTGTTGAAGGATGAATTCGAGCAAGCGCATCCTGACATCAAGCTGAACATCAAGACCGTCCAGTTTCGCGACATGGTCAATGATCTGGCCCGCGCGACCGCAACGGGCGAATCGCCCGACGTGACTTACATCGATAATCCGGAAGTCGCGCTCTTTGCCTCGCGCGGTCTGTTGCTCGATCTCACGCCGATGCTGGCGGAATCGAAAATCATCAAGAAGGACGATATCTTCCCTGGCCCCCTCTCATCGGTCACCTGGGATGGAAAGATTTATGGTGTTCCCCGCGGCGCCAATACAATCGCGCTCTACTACAATGCGGACATGTTCAAGGCGAAAGGCCTCGATCCGGACAACCCGCCGAAAACCTGGGATGAACTCTACGCTGCCGCGAAGAAGCTCAATGATCCGGCAAACAACATCTATGGTCTGGCGTTTTCGGCGGTAGCCACCGAAGAGGGGACATTCCAATTCCTGCCCTGGCTGCAGATGGCTGGCGGCGACTACAACAAGGTCGATACGGAAGGTGGCGTGAAGGTTCTGGATTTCTGGAGCAAGCTGCTTGATGAAAAGCTTGCCTCTCCGGACACGTTGATCCGCGGGCAGTTCGATTCGACTGGCACTTTCAATGCCGGCAATGCGGCGATGGCGATTTCCGGCCCATGGGAACTGCCCCGTATGGGACGCGAAGCAAAGTTTGAATATCGCGCTGCGCTCCTCCCAGTCCCTCAGGAAGGCGCAGCCCGCGCATCGGCCTTGGGTGAAGGCGACAACGTGATTCTCGCCAACAGCGAGCATCCGAAAGAAGCCTTTATCCTGCTTGAGTTCCTTTACGGAAAAATGCCCGATGTCTGGAACCGTTTCGGTTTTCTCCCGGCAGCGAAAGTGCAGTCCAACAATCCCAACACGCCGGCGATCTATGCGGTCTTTGAGGAAAGCATGAAATATGCCCGTAATCGCGGTCCGCACCCCGAATGGCCAAAGATCTCGAAAGCCATCTATACGGCGATTCAGTCATCGCTGACGCATCAGAGCGATGCGAAGACGGCACTCGCCACGGCGCAGAAACAGATCGACGCTGTTTTGAACGACTAG
- a CDS encoding Gfo/Idh/MocA family protein: MQRAVLVGCGAMSKAWFEAVRTIGDVEIVGVVDLDTARAETRATEFGLASALIGNNLARVLAETSPDVLFDIVVPAARHATVAAGLEAGCHVLSEKPMAETLEEARDLVRRAQEAGRVHAVVQNRRYLAQIRRIRRLIESGAIGEVTSIHCDFFLAPHFGGFREEMPHVLFLDMAIHTFDAARFMAGAAATAVYAQEWEPANSWYSQGSSAAAIFEFADGAIFTYRGSWCADGLRTSWESAWRIVGSKGSVVWDGHDDIRAEAVTSGKDGLFSGVAAVGIPPLDASDRVGGHLGVMQDFIAATRGGPVPETIGTENIKSLAMVFGAIDSAESGRRIEITI; the protein is encoded by the coding sequence ATGCAGCGTGCGGTTTTAGTCGGCTGCGGAGCCATGAGCAAAGCCTGGTTCGAAGCAGTCCGCACCATTGGTGATGTCGAGATTGTCGGCGTTGTCGACTTGGACACCGCACGTGCAGAAACGCGGGCCACGGAATTTGGACTGGCCTCCGCCCTCATCGGTAACAATCTTGCAAGGGTCCTGGCCGAAACCAGCCCAGATGTGCTTTTCGATATCGTGGTGCCAGCCGCGCGGCACGCTACCGTTGCGGCCGGACTGGAAGCCGGATGCCATGTCCTCTCCGAAAAGCCTATGGCCGAAACACTGGAGGAGGCCCGCGATCTCGTTCGGCGTGCGCAAGAGGCAGGCCGGGTCCATGCCGTCGTGCAAAACAGGCGTTACCTCGCCCAGATCCGGCGTATCCGCAGACTGATCGAGTCAGGCGCTATCGGCGAAGTCACCAGCATCCATTGCGACTTCTTTCTCGCTCCGCATTTCGGCGGCTTCCGAGAAGAAATGCCCCACGTCCTGTTTCTCGACATGGCGATCCACACATTCGACGCCGCCCGCTTTATGGCCGGTGCCGCAGCCACTGCCGTTTACGCCCAGGAATGGGAGCCTGCCAATTCCTGGTACAGCCAGGGATCGTCCGCCGCCGCCATATTCGAGTTCGCCGACGGTGCGATTTTCACCTACCGCGGCAGCTGGTGCGCCGACGGTTTGCGTACAAGCTGGGAAAGTGCTTGGCGCATCGTCGGCAGCAAGGGTTCTGTTGTTTGGGACGGGCATGATGACATACGGGCCGAAGCCGTCACCTCCGGCAAGGATGGCCTGTTCTCCGGGGTGGCCGCCGTCGGCATCCCTCCCCTAGATGCTTCTGATCGCGTCGGCGGTCACCTCGGAGTCATGCAGGATTTTATTGCCGCTACACGCGGCGGTCCCGTGCCGGAGACAATCGGCACGGAGAATATCAAGAGCCTCGCCATGGTGTTCGGTGCGATCGACAGCGCCGAATCGGGCCGGCGCATCGAAATTACGATCTGA
- a CDS encoding gluconokinase, with protein MIRAVVMGVSGSGKSSVGSGIAAALGLPFIEGDVLHPRSNVQKMASGIPLTDEDRWPWLDKIGVELARAEKGIVISCSALKKIYRDRLRRAAGGPLAFIFLDGSLDILRNHMGKRTGHFMPLSMLDSQLATLEPPTGEPLVLRQDVKEPIDGIVQTSVTWLNELAV; from the coding sequence ATGATTCGCGCTGTCGTCATGGGAGTGAGCGGCTCCGGCAAATCCTCGGTGGGAAGTGGAATTGCGGCGGCGCTGGGCTTGCCCTTCATCGAAGGCGACGTTCTGCACCCGCGAAGCAATGTGCAGAAAATGGCATCCGGTATTCCATTGACCGACGAAGATCGCTGGCCCTGGCTGGACAAGATTGGCGTCGAACTGGCGCGAGCCGAAAAGGGCATCGTGATTTCCTGTTCTGCTCTGAAGAAAATCTATCGCGATCGTTTGCGCCGGGCCGCCGGCGGTCCCCTCGCCTTCATCTTCCTCGATGGCAGTCTGGACATCCTGCGTAACCATATGGGCAAGCGAACCGGTCATTTCATGCCGCTTTCGATGCTCGACAGTCAATTGGCGACGCTCGAACCACCAACCGGCGAACCGCTTGTCCTTCGCCAGGACGTGAAAGAGCCGATCGACGGCATCGTTCAAACAAGCGTCACCTGGTTGAACGAGCTTGCCGTATAA
- a CDS encoding M23 family metallopeptidase, whose protein sequence is MNEYEGHSSIDPGNEPPLITDGRRGPPDRREISARWLTGTFLTGITSSMLMGVALFAALDGREQLATPPELMARNAMPSPSNNSDVAKGARVAATTPIQKNRDRRRLDVSTMFKDGERDVIRSMPFEFVHIALAEVHNSNRRYPAFNPLDVFAEANEGTDPTPKTGLIYGAKVESEVSLRTVDFPLTTAQYDPSDDLSVDEVEEVVRNTGSLLTDGAIQVASLHYVDPLRFGTDEDPFNLRNPLAVKIIQENVSVAPRLPEDAESAGYSEELIPFRSDKDVLAALNEAGHENGDATGMSEAIVKLLNSPRLKSGSVLRLGIESQNNVDRIMRASVYNGSTHILTIALNDRDQYVPADEPEMTPGLQIAFDDNPPASRRSEDLPTVYDGIYRAGIAYGMTDSMIKQLIRMLASDVDFQSQLSPADQLEALFSLPADSDKAGDESEILYVAANFGGDLKKFYRFHGEDGTTDYYDENGKSSKQFLLRKPVPNGIFRSPFGMRRHPILGYSRMHTGVDWSAPRGTPIIAAGNGVVERAGWTNGYGNQTIIRHSNGYESSYSHQNAIASGVTPGARVRQGQVIGYLGSTGLSTGPHLHYEVIVNGSKVDPMRIRLPSGGALDGDDLVAFKRERERIDQLLKEEDANGTKVAASG, encoded by the coding sequence ATGAACGAGTACGAGGGGCACTCATCCATAGATCCGGGCAACGAGCCGCCGTTGATAACGGATGGCCGTCGCGGCCCGCCGGACCGGCGTGAGATCTCGGCTCGATGGCTGACAGGCACATTCCTCACCGGCATTACCTCCAGCATGCTGATGGGCGTTGCATTGTTTGCTGCTCTCGATGGCCGCGAGCAGCTGGCGACGCCACCCGAATTGATGGCCCGAAATGCGATGCCATCCCCGAGCAATAACAGTGATGTTGCCAAAGGCGCGCGGGTTGCTGCGACGACCCCGATCCAGAAAAATCGCGATCGGCGGCGGCTGGATGTCTCCACCATGTTCAAGGATGGCGAACGCGACGTAATTCGCTCGATGCCGTTCGAATTTGTTCACATTGCCCTCGCCGAAGTTCACAACTCAAATCGCCGATATCCCGCTTTCAATCCACTCGACGTCTTTGCCGAGGCGAATGAGGGCACGGATCCGACACCGAAGACCGGGCTCATTTACGGCGCAAAAGTAGAGAGTGAAGTCAGCCTTCGAACCGTGGATTTCCCGCTTACCACGGCACAGTACGATCCCTCGGACGATCTGAGCGTCGATGAGGTGGAAGAAGTCGTCCGCAACACAGGCTCGCTATTGACCGATGGGGCCATTCAGGTGGCCTCGCTTCACTATGTTGATCCGCTGCGCTTCGGTACGGACGAGGATCCTTTCAATCTGCGCAATCCGCTGGCGGTAAAAATCATCCAGGAGAATGTCAGCGTTGCTCCACGCCTGCCCGAGGACGCGGAGAGTGCCGGTTATTCGGAAGAGCTCATTCCATTCCGCAGCGACAAGGACGTTTTGGCCGCGCTTAACGAGGCCGGCCATGAGAACGGTGACGCGACCGGCATGTCCGAGGCCATAGTCAAACTATTGAATTCCCCGCGCCTGAAGAGCGGCAGCGTTTTGCGGCTTGGCATCGAGTCGCAGAATAATGTCGACCGGATCATGCGCGCCAGTGTCTATAATGGCAGCACGCATATTCTGACGATCGCTCTCAACGACAGGGACCAGTACGTTCCTGCCGACGAGCCGGAAATGACGCCGGGTCTGCAAATAGCGTTTGACGACAATCCACCCGCCTCACGCCGGTCAGAGGATTTGCCGACGGTTTATGACGGTATCTACAGAGCTGGCATTGCCTATGGCATGACGGACTCCATGATCAAGCAGCTCATACGGATGCTGGCCTCCGATGTCGACTTTCAGTCACAACTCAGCCCCGCGGATCAGCTCGAAGCGCTGTTCTCATTGCCTGCGGATTCGGACAAGGCCGGTGACGAATCGGAAATTCTCTATGTTGCCGCGAATTTTGGCGGCGATCTCAAGAAATTCTATCGATTCCACGGCGAGGACGGCACTACGGATTATTACGACGAGAACGGCAAGAGCTCAAAGCAGTTCCTGTTGCGCAAGCCAGTGCCGAACGGCATCTTCCGTTCGCCCTTCGGCATGCGCCGTCATCCAATCCTTGGCTATTCGCGCATGCATACCGGTGTCGATTGGTCTGCTCCGCGCGGCACGCCGATCATTGCTGCAGGCAACGGCGTGGTTGAGCGGGCGGGCTGGACAAATGGTTATGGCAATCAAACCATTATCCGCCATTCCAATGGCTACGAAAGCAGCTATTCTCACCAGAACGCCATAGCCAGTGGCGTGACACCGGGAGCCCGCGTCCGGCAGGGTCAGGTCATCGGCTATCTCGGGTCAACCGGGCTTTCGACCGGACCGCATCTTCATTATGAAGTGATCGTCAACGGTTCGAAGGTCGATCCGATGCGCATTCGCCTGCCGAGCGGCGGCGCCCTCGATGGCGATGATCTGGTCGCCTTCAAACGCGAGCGTGAACGCATCGACCAATTGCTCAAGGAAGAAGACGCTAACGGCACCAAGGTCGCCGCGAGCGGCTAG
- a CDS encoding carbohydrate ABC transporter permease: MQGIIRTIRDGSGFDILLLGLALVYLVTFSAFPIVYNIIMSLQTVDMFTITSFKRPFVGLANYYDIFSQPIAATVLWNTVKFVVLSIVFQLSIGFGLALFFQQDFPGATYLRGLFLAGWIMPALVVGAIWKWLFAGDFGVINYALTALGLADDRIFWLSDPNVALYAVIIANVWLGIPFNMILLSVGLASIPRDVYEAAELDGAGPFERFRSITLPLMRAQLGAVISLGMIFTLQQFDLIAALTQGGPADSSNVAQYWSWQLSFQTYEISLGSAVSVLMILFVIVVAAVYVRSTRHEHSY, from the coding sequence ATGCAGGGCATCATCAGGACCATCCGGGATGGCAGTGGATTTGATATCCTGCTGCTTGGACTTGCCCTTGTCTATCTGGTTACGTTCTCGGCCTTTCCGATCGTCTACAATATCATCATGTCGTTGCAGACCGTCGACATGTTCACGATCACCTCGTTCAAGCGGCCTTTCGTTGGCCTTGCGAACTACTACGATATTTTCTCGCAGCCGATTGCCGCTACCGTGCTCTGGAACACGGTAAAGTTCGTTGTGCTCTCGATCGTGTTCCAGCTCTCGATCGGATTCGGCCTTGCCCTCTTCTTCCAGCAGGATTTTCCGGGTGCAACCTATCTGCGCGGCCTGTTTCTTGCCGGGTGGATAATGCCGGCACTGGTCGTCGGCGCCATCTGGAAATGGCTGTTTGCAGGTGATTTCGGCGTCATCAACTATGCCTTGACGGCACTTGGCCTTGCCGACGATCGCATCTTCTGGCTCTCCGACCCCAATGTCGCCCTCTATGCCGTCATCATCGCCAATGTCTGGCTCGGCATTCCCTTCAACATGATTCTGCTTTCCGTCGGACTTGCAAGCATTCCGCGCGATGTCTATGAGGCCGCGGAGCTCGACGGCGCCGGTCCCTTCGAGCGCTTCCGGTCGATTACCCTGCCCCTGATGCGTGCTCAGCTCGGTGCTGTCATCTCGCTTGGCATGATTTTCACATTGCAGCAATTCGACCTGATTGCGGCACTCACGCAAGGCGGCCCGGCGGACAGCTCCAATGTCGCACAATACTGGTCGTGGCAGCTCTCGTTCCAGACCTACGAAATATCGCTCGGCAGTGCCGTTTCCGTCCTCATGATTCTCTTCGTCATTGTGGTCGCCGCGGTCTACGTCCGTTCCACCCGCCACGAACACAGTTACTGA
- a CDS encoding sugar phosphate isomerase/epimerase family protein: MNNPAKAIRIGTMIKGNAPDPAAYVKNILRHGFESIEPFFWQVMNKDLPRLAAELNEAIGDADVTMTTLGMFGNPLEDTEIDRETLKGWEALIDNAHLFGATTIAGFTGRIRGKPIEESLPQFRRVWTELAMRAADKGVKLAFENCAMDGNWASGDWNIAHNPDAWEMIFNEVPADNLGLEWEPCHQMVYLIDPLPQIRKWAPKIFHVHGKDATIRWEVIREHGIFGKEKFVFMRSPGFGDTNWVDVISELRLAGWSGSIDIEGWHDPVYRNELEMTGQVHSLNYLKQSRGGTFVANP, encoded by the coding sequence GTGAACAATCCGGCAAAGGCTATCCGTATCGGCACCATGATCAAGGGCAATGCACCGGATCCTGCCGCCTATGTCAAAAACATCCTGCGGCATGGTTTCGAAAGCATCGAACCCTTCTTTTGGCAGGTGATGAACAAGGATTTGCCGAGGCTGGCAGCCGAGTTGAACGAAGCGATTGGCGATGCGGACGTAACGATGACGACCCTCGGCATGTTCGGCAACCCGCTCGAGGATACTGAAATCGACCGCGAAACCCTGAAAGGCTGGGAAGCGCTGATCGACAATGCCCATCTTTTCGGCGCAACGACGATTGCGGGATTTACCGGACGCATTCGCGGGAAACCGATAGAGGAGAGCTTGCCGCAGTTCAGGCGGGTCTGGACGGAACTCGCCATGCGCGCCGCCGACAAAGGCGTGAAGCTCGCCTTCGAAAACTGTGCCATGGACGGCAATTGGGCAAGCGGTGACTGGAACATCGCCCATAATCCCGATGCGTGGGAAATGATCTTCAACGAAGTTCCCGCCGATAATCTCGGTCTCGAATGGGAGCCCTGTCACCAGATGGTCTATCTGATCGACCCGCTGCCGCAGATCCGCAAATGGGCGCCGAAGATTTTCCACGTTCACGGCAAGGACGCGACGATCCGCTGGGAAGTCATTCGCGAGCACGGCATTTTCGGCAAGGAGAAGTTCGTGTTCATGCGATCTCCGGGTTTTGGTGACACCAACTGGGTCGATGTCATCTCCGAATTGCGTCTTGCGGGCTGGTCCGGCTCGATAGATATCGAAGGCTGGCACGATCCAGTCTACCGCAACGAACTGGAAATGACCGGACAGGTCCATTCGCTCAATTATCTGAAACAAAGCCGTGGCGGCACATTCGTCGCCAATCCCTGA
- a CDS encoding SDR family oxidoreductase, whose translation MVYPLFSLEGRLALVTGSSQGIGLALARGLAAHGAAVIINGRDKAKVDAAVAELRAAGYTVYGSDFDVTSLEAVKSGVDRIEAETGAIDILINNAGMQFRAPLEDFPEDKWLQLLQTNISSVFYAGQSVAKHMIKRGRGKIINIASVQSELARPSIAPYTATKGAVRNLTRGMCTDWAKYGLQINAIAPGYFKTPLNQALIDNPDFSSWLEKRTPAGRWGNVDELVGAAVFLASDASSFVNGQVIHIDGGITASL comes from the coding sequence ATGGTCTATCCGCTATTTAGCCTTGAGGGCCGGCTTGCCCTTGTTACCGGGTCCAGCCAGGGCATAGGCCTGGCGCTGGCCAGGGGTCTGGCAGCGCACGGCGCCGCAGTCATCATCAACGGCCGTGACAAGGCCAAGGTTGACGCGGCGGTCGCGGAGCTGAGGGCAGCCGGTTACACGGTCTATGGTTCCGATTTCGACGTCACCAGCCTTGAAGCTGTGAAAAGCGGTGTTGATCGGATCGAAGCCGAAACAGGTGCCATCGACATTCTCATCAACAATGCCGGCATGCAGTTCAGGGCACCGCTGGAGGATTTCCCCGAAGACAAATGGCTGCAATTGCTGCAGACCAATATCTCCAGTGTTTTCTATGCTGGCCAGAGCGTAGCGAAGCACATGATCAAACGCGGACGCGGCAAGATCATCAATATTGCCTCGGTGCAAAGCGAACTCGCCCGCCCCTCGATCGCACCCTATACGGCAACCAAGGGCGCCGTGCGCAATCTCACCCGCGGCATGTGTACGGACTGGGCAAAATATGGCCTGCAGATCAATGCGATCGCGCCCGGCTATTTCAAGACGCCGCTCAATCAGGCACTGATCGACAATCCCGATTTTTCCTCGTGGCTGGAAAAGCGCACGCCGGCCGGCCGGTGGGGCAATGTCGACGAACTGGTTGGCGCAGCGGTCTTCCTGGCCAGCGACGCATCTTCCTTCGTCAACGGCCAGGTCATCCATATTGATGGCGGCATCACCGCTTCGCTATGA
- a CDS encoding L,D-transpeptidase, with amino-acid sequence MLLVASAGALVPVSGQAAEIATPAVSDQASYDVAQLFEPRERRPRREAYRAYFDEYGRKVTVDRRGRIVSVEEPQNDQSSDYFPDAPQDPYDTGVIPQDPYGGPSDSYEQQSALPSERDYGSVDRQPLPPANGESDLMPSDPNFIEPGAPTDGFTDAPQQEQIPVHPNPAPTVELPKGQGAKAKIAAIQVLLDRIGVSPGVIDGHKGGNVDKAVAAFEEMTGQKFDPLNEEGINASLEQTGGPAFVSYTITSEDAAYPFVASIPEDYSHKAQLERMAFTSVTEMLAERFHMDENYLKEINPGVDFNTPGVAVQVASTGQNAGGAVTRIIADKGRKQVRGYNAEGKLIVAYPATIGSTDTPSPSGTVQVERIALNPNYTYNPKINFKQGENNSVLTIPPGPNGPVGTVWIALSKPTYGIHGTPEPSKIGKTNSHGCVRLTNWDATELSKLVQKGVTVEFQE; translated from the coding sequence ATGTTGCTCGTTGCTTCCGCAGGTGCCCTAGTCCCCGTGAGCGGACAAGCAGCTGAAATTGCCACGCCGGCCGTGAGCGATCAGGCGTCTTATGACGTTGCGCAACTCTTCGAACCGCGCGAGCGCCGCCCGCGCCGTGAAGCCTATCGGGCTTATTTCGACGAGTATGGCCGAAAAGTCACCGTGGACCGCCGTGGGCGCATCGTTTCGGTGGAAGAGCCGCAAAACGATCAGTCGAGCGATTATTTTCCCGATGCGCCACAGGATCCCTATGACACCGGCGTGATTCCGCAAGATCCCTATGGCGGCCCGAGCGACTCCTATGAGCAGCAGTCGGCGCTGCCTTCCGAACGCGACTATGGCAGTGTCGATCGTCAACCTTTGCCGCCTGCCAACGGCGAATCCGACTTGATGCCGTCCGATCCGAACTTCATCGAGCCCGGGGCGCCAACGGACGGTTTCACCGATGCTCCGCAACAGGAGCAGATACCTGTTCATCCAAATCCAGCGCCGACCGTAGAATTGCCCAAGGGGCAGGGCGCGAAAGCCAAGATTGCAGCCATACAGGTTTTGCTTGATCGAATCGGCGTATCGCCTGGCGTCATTGACGGGCATAAGGGCGGCAATGTCGACAAGGCCGTTGCAGCCTTCGAGGAAATGACCGGGCAGAAATTCGATCCGCTCAATGAGGAAGGCATCAACGCATCGTTGGAACAGACTGGCGGTCCGGCGTTCGTGTCCTATACGATCACGTCGGAAGATGCGGCTTACCCGTTTGTCGCGTCCATTCCCGAGGACTACAGCCACAAGGCGCAACTGGAGCGGATGGCTTTTACATCCGTCACGGAAATGCTGGCCGAACGGTTCCATATGGACGAAAACTACCTGAAGGAAATCAACCCGGGCGTCGATTTCAATACGCCGGGCGTTGCCGTCCAGGTTGCCAGTACGGGCCAGAATGCCGGCGGCGCCGTGACGCGAATCATCGCCGACAAGGGACGCAAGCAGGTGCGCGGCTATAATGCGGAAGGGAAATTGATCGTCGCCTATCCCGCGACCATCGGTTCGACGGATACACCTTCTCCATCCGGCACGGTACAGGTGGAGCGGATTGCCCTCAATCCGAACTATACCTACAACCCGAAAATCAACTTCAAGCAGGGTGAGAACAACTCGGTCCTGACTATACCGCCAGGTCCTAACGGGCCGGTCGGGACTGTCTGGATCGCGCTGTCGAAGCCCACCTATGGTATCCACGGCACGCCCGAACCATCGAAGATCGGCAAGACCAACAGTCACGGCTGCGTGCGCCTGACCAACTGGGATGCGACGGAACTGTCAAAGCTTGTGCAGAAGGGCGTGACGGTCGAGTTCCAGGAATAG